One genomic window of Sulfurovum lithotrophicum includes the following:
- a CDS encoding sensor histidine kinase — protein sequence MKISNHKKQILLAALGYFSSVAILLSFLYWFLKNEGFSEVNFLVAVLLVLILAGGWGYIISSHILAPKAQLDANLSHLSSEILHELNIPVATIKANASMLKKHLQEEERSLKRLERIEASSDRLERLYEELVYSIQKEIHPIEKEEVTLYHLLHERIEAFKSFGRNSFHLDVGEMKIRVDRIGFEKMIDNLLMNAMKYSDKTSLISVVLDGNVLTISDEGVGMDEAELLKVYERYYQSDRKKEGKGIGLALVKAYCNDEGIGIQIKSKKGEGTSVLLDLSGVHVRT from the coding sequence GTGAAGATATCGAACCATAAAAAACAGATACTGCTTGCAGCTCTTGGCTATTTTTCCAGTGTAGCAATACTATTGAGTTTCCTCTACTGGTTCTTGAAAAATGAAGGTTTTTCCGAAGTGAATTTTCTTGTGGCTGTACTGCTTGTGCTTATTCTTGCCGGGGGATGGGGGTATATTATCTCCTCACATATTCTGGCTCCAAAAGCCCAGCTCGATGCCAACCTTTCGCATCTTAGTTCGGAGATACTGCATGAACTGAATATCCCTGTCGCGACCATTAAAGCCAATGCATCTATGTTGAAAAAACATTTACAGGAAGAAGAGAGGTCCCTCAAACGACTGGAGCGTATTGAAGCATCATCCGATAGATTGGAACGACTGTATGAAGAGTTGGTTTACAGTATTCAAAAAGAGATCCATCCTATCGAAAAAGAGGAAGTGACTCTGTATCATTTGCTTCATGAACGCATAGAAGCATTTAAATCATTCGGTCGCAACAGCTTTCATCTTGATGTCGGTGAGATGAAGATCAGGGTCGACAGGATCGGTTTTGAGAAGATGATAGACAACCTTCTGATGAACGCGATGAAGTATTCGGATAAAACATCCCTGATCTCTGTGGTACTCGATGGAAATGTGCTTACGATCAGCGATGAAGGTGTGGGGATGGATGAGGCCGAACTTCTGAAGGTGTATGAACGTTACTATCAGAGTGACAGAAAAAAAGAAGGCAAGGGGATCGGGTTGGCCCTGGTTAAAGCTTACTGTAACGATGAAGGAATAGGGATACAGATCAAATCGAAAAAAGGCGAAGGGACCAGTGTGTTGCTTGATCTCAGTGGGGTTCATGTCAGAACCTGA
- a CDS encoding chloride channel protein → MIAKLIIATLLTGVISGFFITFYEMLIAFTTRLLFMGDPFETIPVLPTWYLYVVPTVAIFIVNYLISKDNYIREYGLTEIADSVSQNKLIINVKTLFLKVIASTLSVSSGYAVGTEGPSAGMGAMVAYQIHRLFNLPIMLVKMMISVGASSGIAAIFVSPLTGIVFSIENIAYQFIKQYIGYVILGSVIAFSISVKFLDSISFHSSLGKEFDYYYVMPILIFIPFITIFIYLYLFMKKRLLHIIDLEIFKKFRTMRNMVFSLIGGSVIGTILLIEPHAGFSGKEIVMHLINNKESISVYFIFLIIILRIVGTTVSLYANAVGGLFLPLMSIGALVGYGYGEIITFYSHFPFEPFFFAAVGSAVFMGVVMKLPLTAVVLALELTFDYNILVATGVSVVLVGYLTSLQFNIRRKYVTQAEESSGQTNGSH, encoded by the coding sequence ATGATTGCCAAACTGATAATTGCAACATTATTGACGGGTGTTATCAGTGGATTTTTCATTACTTTTTATGAAATGCTGATCGCATTTACGACACGGCTGCTGTTCATGGGGGACCCTTTTGAAACGATCCCTGTATTACCTACCTGGTATCTTTATGTAGTGCCGACCGTAGCGATCTTTATTGTCAATTATTTGATCTCAAAAGACAATTACATCCGCGAATATGGTTTGACGGAGATTGCCGATTCTGTGAGTCAGAACAAGTTGATTATCAATGTCAAAACACTTTTTCTCAAGGTTATTGCATCCACGCTTTCGGTTTCCAGTGGATATGCCGTGGGTACAGAGGGTCCGTCTGCAGGTATGGGAGCGATGGTGGCCTATCAGATACACCGTCTGTTCAACCTTCCTATAATGCTGGTCAAAATGATGATCAGTGTGGGAGCGAGCAGCGGTATTGCCGCAATCTTTGTTTCTCCGCTTACTGGGATCGTCTTTTCCATAGAGAATATCGCCTACCAGTTCATCAAACAGTATATAGGATATGTTATTCTGGGTTCAGTGATTGCTTTTTCAATCTCAGTGAAATTTTTGGATTCCATCTCGTTTCACAGTTCTCTGGGCAAAGAATTTGATTACTACTATGTCATGCCGATCCTGATCTTTATTCCATTCATCACGATTTTCATCTATCTCTACCTTTTTATGAAAAAACGACTTTTACATATCATAGACCTTGAGATCTTTAAGAAGTTTCGCACCATGAGGAATATGGTCTTCTCCCTGATTGGCGGCAGTGTTATAGGAACGATCCTGCTTATTGAACCGCATGCAGGATTTTCAGGGAAAGAGATCGTGATGCATCTTATCAACAATAAAGAGTCGATCTCAGTCTATTTTATATTTCTGATTATCATTTTGCGTATTGTAGGTACAACGGTCTCTTTATATGCCAATGCCGTGGGCGGGCTTTTCCTTCCCTTGATGAGTATCGGTGCGCTGGTCGGATACGGTTACGGGGAGATCATCACCTTTTATTCCCATTTTCCTTTTGAGCCATTCTTTTTTGCGGCGGTAGGTTCTGCGGTCTTTATGGGGGTGGTGATGAAACTACCGTTGACAGCAGTGGTACTTGCCCTCGAACTGACCTTTGATTACAACATTCTGGTGGCTACGGGTGTCAGTGTGGTACTGGTCGGTTACCTAACCAGTTTGCAGTTCAATATACGCAGAAAGTATGTCACACAGGCGGAAGAGTCATCTGGCCAGACAAATGGTTCGCATTGA
- the gpmI gene encoding 2,3-bisphosphoglycerate-independent phosphoglycerate mutase encodes MELQKTVLIITDGIGYKPQGGCNAFEAAQKPTYDRLFKTAPYALISTHGLSVGLPEGQMGNSEVGHMTIGSGRVLYQDLVKISLALEDGSIEENQALKEILGESDRVHLIGLMSDGGVHSHIEHTIGFAKLAKRRGKRVFLHLITDGRDVSPTSAKCYIEQIEAICDEDISIATIGGRFYTMDRDNRWERVEKGYRAIAEATPKTTLSPEAYVDESYARNETDEFIEPVAFEGYDGMKEGDAVIVTNFRSDRVREITTALGDPDFDAFKRKFIPLHIATMTQYDASFPYPVLFPKEAPKNTLAEVIAHAGLRQLHTAETEKYAHVTFFLNGGIEEPMIGESRVLIPSPDVKTYDMKPEMSALQVGEAVRKAMDEAYEFIVVNFANGDMVGHTGNYDAARQAVETVDSELGKIIEKAKEDGYAVVLTSDHGNCEEMCDIEGHVLTNHTVGEVWCFILADGVDKVKEGGGLNNIAPTVLKLMGLDIPEEMDEPLIV; translated from the coding sequence ATGGAACTACAGAAAACAGTGTTGATCATCACAGACGGGATCGGATATAAACCACAGGGAGGCTGCAATGCGTTTGAGGCAGCCCAAAAGCCTACCTATGACAGGCTTTTCAAAACGGCACCGTATGCTCTGATATCGACACATGGTCTGAGTGTCGGATTGCCTGAGGGACAGATGGGGAATTCCGAAGTGGGACATATGACGATCGGGTCCGGACGGGTCCTGTATCAGGATCTTGTCAAGATATCACTGGCACTGGAAGACGGCAGCATCGAAGAGAACCAGGCACTTAAAGAGATACTCGGGGAGAGTGACCGTGTACATCTTATTGGGCTGATGAGTGACGGCGGGGTACATTCTCACATCGAGCATACCATTGGTTTTGCCAAACTGGCCAAACGCAGAGGCAAAAGGGTTTTCCTGCATCTCATTACGGACGGCAGGGATGTTAGTCCGACGTCTGCAAAGTGCTATATTGAACAGATCGAAGCGATCTGCGATGAAGATATCTCCATTGCTACCATAGGCGGACGTTTTTACACGATGGACAGGGACAATCGCTGGGAGCGGGTAGAAAAAGGGTATCGTGCCATTGCGGAAGCGACTCCAAAAACAACACTGAGCCCTGAAGCCTATGTCGATGAGAGTTATGCGAGGAATGAAACGGATGAGTTCATCGAACCTGTAGCCTTTGAGGGGTATGACGGCATGAAAGAGGGAGATGCGGTCATTGTAACCAATTTCCGTTCGGACAGGGTACGCGAGATAACCACTGCCCTGGGAGATCCGGACTTTGATGCCTTTAAGCGCAAGTTCATCCCCCTGCATATCGCGACGATGACACAGTATGATGCCTCTTTCCCCTATCCTGTACTTTTCCCAAAAGAAGCACCTAAAAATACCCTGGCGGAAGTGATCGCACATGCAGGACTAAGACAGCTGCATACGGCAGAAACAGAGAAATATGCGCATGTGACTTTCTTTTTGAACGGCGGTATCGAGGAGCCGATGATAGGGGAGAGCCGTGTACTCATTCCCAGTCCGGATGTCAAGACTTACGACATGAAACCGGAGATGTCGGCACTACAGGTCGGCGAAGCGGTCCGAAAAGCCATGGATGAGGCTTATGAGTTTATCGTGGTGAATTTTGCCAACGGTGACATGGTCGGGCATACAGGCAATTACGATGCGGCACGGCAGGCAGTCGAGACGGTGGACAGTGAACTTGGAAAGATCATTGAAAAAGCCAAAGAAGACGGATATGCTGTCGTGTTGACCAGTGACCACGGTAACTGTGAAGAGATGTGTGATATTGAAGGGCATGTTCTGACCAACCATACGGTAGGTGAAGTGTGGTGTTTTATACTTGCAGATGGTGTAGATAAGGTCAAGGAAGGTGGAGGTTTGAACAATATCGCGCCTACGGTGCTGAAACTGATGGGACTGGATATTCCTGAAGAGATGGATGAACCGCTGATCGTGTAA
- a CDS encoding MgtC/SapB family protein: MDYVLVKSLLIAVLLGFAIGLQRTMSHLYSNDVGFAAGSRTFALISLLGFMSGWMYQFAPSIIVVASASIAGIIILSYYMKSIHYKKMGMTSQIAAIITYLLGLMAYFHLEQYAVFIGVIMIVLLDIKPRLQRIEKNITPTDLNASILLLAMTFLILPILPDEMIGPYKLFNPYKTWLMAVIIAAISFVGYIAIKILGNKQGVLLTGLFGGLISSTAVSISLSKMYTAQKEYLNNYAAGIAIACTLMYLRVLFEALVINMEVAWHLLLPYTLAALSGFAYVYIIYKQATQTAPGIQNEILNKNPLQLSEAIKFGILFGVIYGAITIVKQGYGDIGVYIVSSFSGITDVDAITLSLSQLEADNKLPILTAVNGIIIASVVNTYVKLGIVFWMGGRKLGIRVLWFVLLTTGMMGAGLWIDTVLPLTP; the protein is encoded by the coding sequence ATGGACTACGTGTTGGTAAAATCTCTCTTGATCGCAGTTCTGCTCGGCTTTGCCATAGGACTTCAGCGTACGATGTCCCATCTCTACAGTAACGATGTCGGATTCGCTGCAGGTTCACGTACATTTGCACTGATATCACTTCTGGGATTTATGTCAGGATGGATGTACCAATTTGCCCCTTCCATTATAGTGGTCGCCTCTGCCTCTATAGCAGGTATCATCATACTCTCGTATTATATGAAGAGCATCCATTACAAGAAAATGGGAATGACCTCTCAGATCGCCGCGATCATCACCTATCTGCTTGGGCTGATGGCCTATTTCCATCTGGAACAATATGCCGTTTTCATCGGAGTCATAATGATCGTCCTGCTTGACATCAAACCAAGACTGCAGAGAATAGAAAAAAATATCACTCCCACAGACCTGAATGCCAGTATTCTGCTACTGGCCATGACCTTTTTGATCCTTCCCATCCTTCCGGATGAAATGATCGGCCCCTATAAGCTTTTCAATCCCTACAAAACATGGCTCATGGCCGTCATCATCGCAGCGATCTCATTTGTAGGCTACATTGCCATCAAAATCCTGGGCAATAAACAGGGTGTATTGCTTACAGGGCTTTTCGGGGGGCTTATCTCTTCTACTGCTGTTTCAATCTCCCTCTCAAAGATGTATACAGCGCAAAAAGAGTATCTGAACAATTATGCGGCAGGTATTGCCATCGCCTGTACCCTGATGTACCTGCGTGTACTTTTTGAAGCGCTGGTAATTAATATGGAAGTTGCCTGGCATCTGCTCCTGCCTTACACTCTGGCTGCCTTAAGCGGTTTCGCCTATGTCTATATCATCTATAAACAGGCTACCCAAACAGCACCGGGTATACAGAACGAAATACTAAATAAGAATCCCCTGCAGCTCAGTGAAGCCATCAAATTCGGTATACTTTTCGGGGTCATCTATGGTGCCATTACCATAGTCAAACAAGGATATGGAGATATCGGTGTTTACATTGTCTCTTCCTTTTCGGGCATTACCGATGTCGATGCCATTACCCTTTCGCTCTCACAGCTTGAAGCCGACAATAAACTGCCTATACTGACTGCCGTCAACGGGATCATTATCGCTTCTGTCGTCAACACTTATGTCAAGCTGGGGATCGTTTTCTGGATGGGTGGCAGAAAGTTGGGTATCAGAGTATTATGGTTCGTCCTGCTCACCACAGGCATGATGGGAGCAGGTCTCTGGATAGACACTGTACTGCCATTGACACCCTAA
- a CDS encoding COG2426 family protein has product MKHEHSFFKHTEGKILIAGLGLLGLFVLLILLSALFSQKTAQTFLSITAANLIFGRMAGLSIGISAQMDTQLLILFNFFIESIMVLILYPLFVQSWNKLEIITYEPLHNFFERSQKTVKKYQPYIKKYGVPGLILFVLSPVAMTGPVVGSFIGYIIGFNHRKTLTTILSATLIAIILWVYLIGHFKDFLITYSHMISIGFLTVAILMGVWYLMKKYVLK; this is encoded by the coding sequence TTGAAACACGAACATTCATTTTTCAAACATACCGAAGGCAAAATACTGATCGCCGGCCTGGGACTTTTAGGGCTTTTTGTTTTACTGATCCTCCTAAGTGCCCTCTTTTCTCAAAAAACAGCCCAGACTTTTTTAAGCATTACGGCAGCCAATCTCATTTTTGGAAGAATGGCCGGTCTTTCTATAGGTATTTCAGCACAGATGGATACCCAATTATTAATACTCTTTAACTTTTTCATTGAGTCGATCATGGTCCTGATACTTTATCCCTTGTTTGTACAGAGCTGGAACAAACTTGAGATCATTACCTATGAACCCCTCCATAACTTTTTTGAACGTTCACAAAAAACAGTAAAGAAATACCAGCCCTATATCAAAAAATACGGTGTCCCCGGACTGATACTCTTCGTGCTCAGTCCAGTCGCCATGACAGGGCCGGTCGTGGGTAGTTTTATAGGCTATATCATTGGATTCAACCACCGTAAAACACTAACGACCATTCTTTCGGCCACTCTCATAGCCATTATACTATGGGTCTACCTCATCGGTCACTTTAAAGATTTTCTTATCACATACAGTCATATGATCTCTATTGGATTCCTGACAGTGGCTATTTTAATGGGGGTGTGGTATTTGATGAAGAAGTATGTGTTAAAATAA
- a CDS encoding response regulator transcription factor, whose protein sequence is MVCILVLEDDQLFNETLEDFLEEEGYAVETAMDPYSALEMSYKQVFDLYLFDVNLPYENGFDLLQKLRQSGDTTPTIFLTSREDKSSLSEGFEKGADDYMKKPIDLDELLLRIQAVLRRQIRQERISIGEYSLDTAAKTLYLDGKTQDVTKKAIELLLLLIQAKGEVVSSDEIKSRLWAAGQSASDGALRVYITQLKKYFTENIVNVRGVGYRWAE, encoded by the coding sequence TTGGTATGTATACTTGTGCTGGAAGATGATCAGCTTTTTAACGAGACTCTGGAAGATTTTCTGGAAGAAGAGGGATATGCGGTAGAGACAGCCATGGACCCTTATTCTGCATTGGAGATGAGTTATAAACAGGTTTTCGATCTTTATCTTTTTGACGTGAATCTTCCCTATGAGAACGGTTTTGATCTCTTGCAGAAATTGCGTCAGAGCGGCGATACCACGCCGACGATCTTTTTAACTTCCAGAGAGGACAAATCTTCTCTTTCAGAAGGCTTTGAAAAAGGGGCGGATGACTATATGAAAAAGCCGATCGACCTGGATGAACTGCTGCTTCGCATACAGGCTGTACTGCGTCGCCAGATTCGTCAGGAGAGAATAAGTATAGGCGAATACAGTCTCGATACGGCTGCAAAGACGCTTTACCTGGATGGGAAAACACAGGATGTGACAAAAAAAGCGATCGAACTGCTGCTGTTGCTGATACAGGCTAAAGGTGAAGTGGTTAGCAGTGATGAGATTAAGAGCAGACTCTGGGCGGCAGGGCAGAGTGCCAGTGACGGTGCACTGCGTGTCTACATCACGCAGTTGAAGAAGTATTTCACCGAGAATATCGTCAATGTCCGTGGTGTAGGTTACCGGTGGGCAGAGTAG
- the fabG gene encoding 3-oxoacyl-ACP reductase FabG, which yields MKFSGNNVLVTGASRGIGAQIAKTLAQMGLKVWVNYRSGEAEANTVKADIEAAGGKAEVIGFDVSNEEAFVAAIKSIVELDGELSYLVNNAGITNDKLAMRMKTEDFMSVIEANLKSTFIGCREAVKVMGKKRFGSVVNIASIVGETGNAGQTNYAASKGGTIAMTKSFAIEAAPRNIRYNTVTPGFIATEMTDVLKDEVKDAFTAKIPMGRFGEPKEVAEAVAFLLSDHASYITGETLKVNGGMYM from the coding sequence ATGAAATTTTCGGGAAATAATGTACTGGTAACAGGTGCAAGCCGTGGGATTGGTGCGCAGATCGCAAAGACACTGGCCCAGATGGGTCTCAAAGTATGGGTGAACTACAGAAGTGGTGAGGCGGAGGCCAATACAGTCAAAGCGGATATCGAAGCAGCAGGCGGTAAAGCCGAAGTGATTGGTTTTGATGTGAGTAACGAAGAGGCATTTGTTGCTGCGATCAAGTCGATCGTTGAGCTGGATGGTGAACTTTCCTACCTTGTGAATAATGCGGGGATCACCAATGACAAACTGGCAATGCGTATGAAAACGGAAGATTTCATGTCGGTCATAGAGGCTAATCTCAAATCGACCTTCATCGGCTGTCGTGAAGCGGTTAAAGTGATGGGGAAAAAGCGTTTCGGTTCGGTGGTGAACATCGCTTCCATCGTAGGTGAGACGGGGAATGCCGGTCAGACCAACTATGCGGCAAGCAAAGGCGGGACGATCGCAATGACGAAGAGCTTCGCCATTGAAGCCGCGCCAAGGAACATCCGTTACAATACAGTCACTCCGGGATTCATCGCTACTGAGATGACAGACGTGCTTAAAGATGAAGTGAAAGATGCTTTTACCGCAAAGATACCGATGGGACGGTTTGGTGAGCCGAAAGAAGTGGCCGAAGCGGTCGCTTTCCTGCTTTCTGACCATGCTTCCTACATTACAGGAGAAACCCTAAAAGTCAACGGCGGGATGTATATGTGA